The Macrobrachium nipponense isolate FS-2020 chromosome 27, ASM1510439v2, whole genome shotgun sequence genome includes a region encoding these proteins:
- the LOC135200807 gene encoding ATP-dependent RNA helicase SUV3 homolog, mitochondrial-like, with amino-acid sequence MWKNPVNLSRSLLCIENRCAANSQTVRGLASGIFNHDDKFLPDRQILSRKQGTRPLLALSSNVKKINPSFHCINRCKHNKSGRDDISHLFIPVPVKARSDEINVGAEITGPLQKEDILRVLNRFYSNEDIRELAREHGLDNYLYQQTFISFRKFCVESESLPVDLHIIISDIIQGAAHIHDIYPQFRKHALKTFPHLNCIDELCKISDLSTPPNWYPEARALNRKIIFHAGPTNSGKTYHAMQQFLCADSGVYCGPLKLLATEVFHKSNEKGTPCDLVTGEERRFGYTDGSAANHVACTVEMASVNTVYDVAVIDEIQMVRDPQRGWAWTRAFLGLCAREVHICGEECAIDIIRELALAAGEEVEVRRYKRLTPLSIENSGLQNLDNVHPGDCIVCFSKRDIHYVSREIERRGHEVAVIYGGLPPGTKLAQAYKFNDPNHSCKVLVATDAIGMGLNLSIRRIVFYSLIKPTINEKGEKEMETISVSAALQIAGRAGRYGTQWEHGYVTTMKSEDLPTLRRLLGNVPLDIEHAGLHPTADQIELFAYHLPSYTLSNLMDIFVSLCTVDSSSYFMCIMDDFKFLADLIQHIPLQLRARYVFCCAPINKKMPFVCAMFLKFVRQFSQNEPVSLDWLCHHIKWPFSPPSTILELVHLEEVFDVFDLYLWLSYRFSDMFPDADLVRDLQRELDELIEDGVSNITTLVQKSGTRISNLDDSEDTFIMDQRKKNSSKGQLKMPRSQIQRDRKEKGSIGRGRLTDRLLAQGLLSPKMLAELQREWQEMGTDDDDLPPSPSKPKPNRKRRGTKE; translated from the exons ATGTGGAAGAACCCTGTTAACTTGTCCAGAAGTTTGCTGTGCATTGAAAACAGGTGTGCGGCAAATTCACAAACAGTACGAGGATTAGCATCCGGAATATTTAACCATGATGACAAATTTCTCCCTGATCGTCAAATCCTCAGCAGGAAGCAAGGAACAAGGCCACT ATTGGCATTGTCCagcaatgtaaagaaaattaatccTTCATTCCACTGTATCAATAGATGTAAACATAACAAATCTGGCAGAGATGATATATCGCATCTATTTATTCCCGTCCCAGTCAAG GCGAGATCTGATGAAATCAATGTTGGAGCAGAGATTACTGGGCCCCTACAAAAAGAAGATATTCTGAGAGTCTTGAACCGTTTCTACAGCAATGAAGATATCAGAGAACTGGCTCGTGAGCATGGGTTAGATA aTTACCTGTATCAGCAGACTTTTATCAGCTTTCGGAAATTTTGTGTTGAATCGGAATCGTTACCTGTTGATTTGCATATAATAATAAGTGACATCATACAG GGTGCTGCTCACATTCATGATATATATCCCCAGTTTAGAAAACATGCactgaaaacttttcctcacttGAATTGCATTGATGAGCTTTGCAAAATATCCGACCTTTCAACTCCTCCCAACTG gTACCCAGAAGCTCGTGCTTTAAATAGGAAGATCATTTTTCATGCAGGGCCAACAAATAGTGGTAAAACATACCATGCCATGCAGCAGTTTTTGTGTGCCGACTCTGGTGTTTATTGTGGACCTCTCAAACTTTTAGCCACAGAAGTTTTCCACAAAAGCAATGAGAAG GGTACACCTTGTGACCTGGTAACTGGAGAAGAACGAAGATTTGGCTATACAGATGGCTCAGCTGCAAACCATGTTGCTTGTACTGTAGAAATGGCCTCTGTAAATACTGTAT ATGATGTCGCTGTCATTGATGAAATACAAATGGTAAGAGATCCTCAGAGGGGCTGGGCTTGGACAAGAGCATTTCTCGGTCTCTGCGCCCGGGAAGTTCATATTTGTGGCGAGGAATGTGCAATTGATATAATCAGAGAATTGGCATTGGCCGCCGGAGAAGAAGTAGAG GTTAGACGTTATAAGAGGCTGACTCCCCTAAGTATTGAAAATTCTGGACTGCAAAACCTAGATAATGTTCATCCTGGTGACTGCATAGTATGTTTTAGCAAGAGAGATATCCATTATGTTTCGAGGGAAATTGAAAGAAGAGGTCATGAGGTAGCTGTTATTTATGGAG gttTGCCTCCTGGAACCAAATTGGCTCAAGCTTACAAATTTAACGACCCAAATCACTCCTGTAAAGTCTTAGTAGCAACAGATGCCATAGGAATGGGCCTTAATCT GAGTATCCGTCGCATTGTATTTTATTCACTCATCAAACCCACAATAAATGAGAAGGGAGAGAAGGAAATGGAAACCATTAGCGTATCAGCAGCTTTGCAAATAGCTGGACGTGCAGGCCGCTATGGAACACAGTGGGAACAT GGTTATGTTACAACCATGAAGTCTGAAGATCTACCAACTTTGAGGAGGCTTTTAGGAAATGTCCCACTGGATATTGAACACGCAGGACTCCATCCAACTGCTGATCAGATAGAGCTCTTTGCATATCATCTACCCAGCTACACACTCTCCAATCTCATG gataTTTTTGTGAGCCTTTGTACAGTGGATTCATCCTCATATTTTATGTGTATTATGGATGATTTCAAGTTTTTAGCCGATTTAATTCAACACATTCCATTACAACTACGGGCTCGTTATGTGTTTTGCTGTGCTCCAATCAATAAAAAGATGCCTTTTGTGTGTGCAATGTTCCTGAAG TTTGTTCGTCAGTTTTCTCAAAATGAACCAGTAAGTTTAGACTGGCTTTGTCACCACATCAAATGGCCGTTCTCTCCTCCAAGTACTATTCTTGAACTAGTCCACTTAGAAGAAGTATTTGATGTGTTTGATTTATACTTATGGCTCAG CTATCGGTTCTCTGATATGTTCCCTGATGCAGACCTTGTCCGAGATCTTCAACGAGAACTTGATGAACTGATAGAAGATGGTGTTTCCAACATAACAACTCTGGTACAGAAATCGGGTACTCGCATTTCAAACTTGGATGACAGTGAAGACACATTCATCATGGACCAAAGAAAGAAGAATTCTAGCAAAGGAC AGCTGAAGATGCCACGAAGCCAAATACAGAGGGACAGAAAGGAGAAAGGAAGCATTGGTCGTGGTAGACTCACTGACAGACTATTGGCACAGGGATTATTGTCACCAAAAATGCTAGCAGAATTACAAAGAGAATGGCAGGAGATG